In one window of Episyrphus balteatus chromosome 3, idEpiBalt1.1, whole genome shotgun sequence DNA:
- the LOC129913762 gene encoding elongation of very long chain fatty acids protein 7 yields the protein MSMRMNETDTVVDRMVNFFVEHEDLRTKSWFLSNSPGPLFTILGVYLYFCLYAGPRYMRDRKPFELKTTLLVYNAFQVLLSYVLFYEGFKGGWGGHYSFRCQEVIYETDPISMRMAGAVWLYYIAKLTELLDTVFFVLRKRQRQVSFLHLYHHTLMPVCAFVGVKYFAGGHGTLLGFINSFIHIVMYAYYLLSALGPKVQKYLWWKKYLTIMQIIQFLIIFVHTLQIQFQPSCKFPKSIAALLTFNAGLFTYMFSAFYVKSYKKEAAQAAREALAKDEKKE from the exons ATGTCTATGAGAATGAATGAAACGGATACAGTGGTGGACCGTATGGTgaacttttttgtggaacatGAAG ATCTTCGCACCAAAAGCTGGTTCTTATCGAACTCTCCAGGACCGCTTTTTACAATTTTGGGTGTCTATTTGTACTTCTGCCTTTATGCTGGACCTCGTTATATGCGTGATCGGAAACCCTTTGAGTTGAAAACTACTCTCCTCGTCTATAATGCTTTCCAAGTTTTACTTAGTTATGTTCTCTTTTATGAA GGCTTTAAAGGTGGTTGGGGTGGTCATTACAGTTTTAGATGTCAAGAAGTTATCTATGAAACCGATCCAATTTCAATGAGG ATGGCCGGTGCTGTATGGTTGTATTATATTGCAAAACTCACAGAACTCTTGGACACAGTGTTCTTCGTCCTTAGAAAACGTCAACGTCAAGTTTCATTCCTGCATTTGTATCATCATACTTTGATGCCAGTTTGTGCCTTCGTTGGAGTCAAATATTTCGCCG GTGGACATGGAACCCTTCTAGGATTTATTAACTCCTTCATCCACATCGTTATGTACGCATACTACCTGCTGTCAGCTTTAGGACCAAAAGTACAGAAGTATCTTTGGTGGAAGAAGTACCTCACCATCATGCAAATT ATCCAATTTTTGATCATTTTCGTGCACACCCTACAAATTCAGTTCCAACCCAGCTGCAAATTCCCCAAATCAATTGCCGCCTTGCTGACATTCAATGCTGGTCTATTCACCTACATGTTCAGTGCATTCTATGTTAAAAGTTACAAAAAGGAAGCAGCTCAAGCGGCGCGAGAAGCTCTCGCAAAAGATGAAAAGAAGGAATAA